From a single Larimichthys crocea isolate SSNF chromosome XIII, L_crocea_2.0, whole genome shotgun sequence genomic region:
- the LOC104928896 gene encoding neurexophilin-1, with protein MRGEAPQRGMKTTCLWAAALLLSLISLVSSADSPTSGNSNLRESSKPKVKSYWTESSSKSFSISRLLSQSLYGKENFTTLDLNYDDADLYSKREQWNWLYNASNPRDPRSRTKRRPIVKTGKFKKMFGWGDFHSNIKTVKLNLLITGKIVDHGNGTFSVYFRHNSTGQGNVSVGLVPPTKAVEFQVHQQHQQYHHHHHQQQQQQQTALETKDTKLFNCRVEYEKVEKGTRNSLCAHDPSQSCPQEQTQSHVSWLCAKPFKVICIFITFYSTDYKLVQKVCPDYNYHSDTPYLPTG; from the exons ATGAGGGGAGAAGCTCCACAAAGAGGCATGAAGACCACATGTCTGTgggctgctgctctgctgctgtcactcatCTCTCTG gtttCCAGTGCTGATTCACCAACTTCAGGAAATTCAAACTTAAGAGAAAGCTCAAAACCCAAAGTAAAGTCCTACTGGACTGAAAGCAGTAGCAAGTCTTTCTCCATCAGCCGTCTGCTGTCACAGAGCCTCTATGGCAAAGAAAACTTCACAACTCTGGATCTGAACTACGACGATGCAGACTTGTACTCTAAACGGGAGCAGTGGAACTGGCTTTACAACGCGTCAAACCCCCGTGACCCACGATCCAGGACAAAAAGGAGGCCCATCGTCAAGACTGGCAAATTCAAGAAGATGTTCGGTTGGGGCGACTTCCATTCCAACATCAAGACGGTAAAGCTCAACCTTCTCATTACTGGTAAAATCGTGGATCACGGCAACGGGACGTTCAGCGTCTACTTCCGCCACAACTCGACCGGTCAGGGCAACGTGTCCGTGGGACTCGTTCCACCGACAAAAGCTGTGGAGTTCCAGgtccaccagcagcaccagcagtaccaccaccatcaccaccaacagcagcagcagcagcagacagcccTGGAGACCAAGGACACCAAGCTGTTCAACTGCAGGGTGGAGTACGAGAAGGTGGAGAAGGGCACCAGGAACTCACTGTGTGCCCACGACCCGTCGCAGAGCTGCCCGCAGGAGCAGACCCAAAGCCACGTGTCCTGGCTGTGCGCAAAGCCCTTTAAAGTCATCTGCATCTTCATCACCTTCTATAGCACCGACTACAAGCTGGTGCAGAAGGTGTGTCCAGATTACAACTACCACAGCGACACCCCATACCTCCCCACCGGGTGA
- the ica1 gene encoding islet cell autoantigen 1 — protein sequence MEGGNFGYSRDYLDRFIQSQDSSVVNKFQQKYWKTKQTLIKVTGKKEDEHVVASDADLDGKLEVFHSIQRTCMELLKVIEQYQRRICLLSQEENELGRFLRSQGSQDKTRAGKIMQATGKALCFSSQQRLALRNPLCRLYQEVETFRYRAISDTWLTVNRMEQSRTEYRGALLWMKDVSQELDPDTHKQMEKFRKVQAQVRTTKTSFDKLKNDVCQKVDLLGASRCNLLSHVLTTYQTTLLHFWEKTSHTMAAIHESFKGCQHYEFSTIKTLKDPVDKLAKKKGKKKMKSEREDGKKAETTDDQLISLVNENTSDQTREGKYLLSAYPELEGDEKDSMALLNEILGTMSVDEGDFSQEWTEVFGDAEEGTSAASGRPADAQQKENSFFLPSQLLDQSLNNLQSSLSDWAEMVPQPVAKATEHSSGANQNPPKPAAKDTAKMSKDLSAWFNLFADLDPLSNPDAVGKTDTEHELHNA from the exons ATGGAGGGAGGAAATTT CGGCTACTCCCGAGACTATCTGGACCGTTTCATTCAAAGCCAAGACTCGTCTGTGGTGAACAAGTTCCAGCAGAAGTACTGGAAAACCAAACAGACGCTCATCAAGGTCACCGGGAAGAAAGAGGACGAGCATGTCGTGGCGTCGGATGCAGATCTGGATGGCAAGctggag GTCTTCCACTCCATCCAGAGAACATGCATGGAGCTGCTAAAGGTCATCGAGCAGTACCAGAGGAGGATCTGCC TTCTTTCCCAAGAGGAGAATGAGCTGGGTCGTTTCCTGCGCTCCCAGGGCTCGCAGGATAAAACCAGGGCCGGAAAGATCATGCAGGCCACGGGGAAAGCActctgcttctcctcccaaCAGAG ATTGGCTCTGAGGAACCCTCTGTGCCGTTTGTACCAGGAGGTCGAAACGTTCCGCTACCGAGCCATCTCGGACACGTGGCTGACGGTGAATCGGATGGAGCAATCCAGGACTGAATACCGTGGAGCGCTGCTTTGGATGAAGGATGTATCTCAGGAGCTGGATCCAGATACGCATAAACAGATGGAGAAATTCCGCAAG GTTCAGGCCCAGGTGCGCACTACCAAAACAAGCTTTGACAAACTGAAGAATGACGTCTGCCAGAAAGTGGACCTGCTGGGAGCCAGTCGCTGCAACCTCCTGTCTCACGTTTTAACCACATACCAG aCGACACTTTTGCACTTCTGGGAGAAGACGTCCCACACTATGGCGGCCATTCATGAGAGCTTCAAGGGCTGTCAGCATTATGAGTTCTCCACAATTAAG ACGTTAAAAGACCCCGTGGACAAGCTCGCTaagaagaaggggaagaagaaaatgaaatcagagagagaagatggaaagaaagcAGAGACCACAGACGACCA GCTCATCTCACTAGTGAATGAAAACACCAGCGATCAGACCAGAGAAG GGAAATATCTTCTCTCTGCCTATCCTGAGTTGGAGGGCGATGAGAAGGACAGCATGGCCTTACTGAACGAGATCTTGGGCACTATGTCTGTGGACGAGGGCGACTTCTCTCAGGAGTGGACGGAGGTGTTCGGAGACGCCGAGGAGGGAACGAGCGCAGCGTCAGGTCGACCGGCGGACGCCCAGCAAAAGGAAAACTCCTTCTTTCTACCGTCTCAGCTGCTGGACCAGAGCTTGAATAATCTGCAGTCTTCCCTCTCAG ATTGGGCGGAGATGGTTCCACAGCCCGTCGCCAAGGCAACGGAGCACTCATCTGGAGCCAATCAGAACCCTCCTAAGCCAGCAGCGAAAG ACACTGCAAAGATGTCCAAAGATCTCTCAGCGTGGTTCAACCTGTTCGCCGACTTAGACCCGCTCTCCAATCCAGACGCGGTCGGCAAAACTGACACGGAGCACGAACTTCACAACGCATAG